Proteins from one Pongo abelii isolate AG06213 chromosome 19, NHGRI_mPonAbe1-v2.0_pri, whole genome shotgun sequence genomic window:
- the LOC112129602 gene encoding CMT1A duplicated region transcript 15 protein-like protein, with the protein MEAQTHAPGPYAEIGALAAPAVEQEPAWEEPPPERALELEEAPAKDQPSQELPEIMAPTAATGLNPGAESVAAETSGREEATSTAPASSSHAAPSPGHGGKHGGRDQGIQTGLLSLAGERLLSFTRTTALLLEILYIVLMLVGFICEQEVRKSIKRRLGRRVPAAPPVLRRNLLLQAWMCVCNWASRLFAPNVLPQTGS; encoded by the exons ATGGAGGCACAGACACATG cTCCTGGTCCATATGCAGAAATAGGAGCACTTGCAGCACCAGCTGTAGAGCAAGAGCCAGCATGGGAAGAGCCCCCTCCAGAGAGAGCGCTGGAGCTGGAGGAAGCTCCAGCCAaagaccagcccagccaggaGCTGCCTGAAATCATGGCACCTACTGCAGCCACTGGCCTTAACCCTGGAGCTGAAAGCGTGGCTGCAGAGACaagtgggagggaggaggcaaCCAGCACGGCCCCAGCCAGCAGCTCCCATGCTGCCCCTagtcctgggcatggtggcaaacatgGAGGCAGAGACCAGGGCATTCAGACTGGACTCCTCTCCCTTGCTGGAGAGAGGCTTCTCTCATTCACTAGAACCACAGCCCTGCTGCTGGAGATCCTGTATATTGTGCTAATGCTGGTGGGGTTTATCTGTGAGCAGGAGGTGCGCAAGAGCATTAAAAGAAGGCTGGGAAGAAGAGTTCCAGCAGCTCCTCCTGTTCTCAGACGCAATCTCCTCCTCCAGGCATGGATGTGTGTCTGCAACTGGGCATCCAGGCTGTTTGCCCCAAATGTGCTGCCCCAAACGGGCTCTTAA